CCACTAAAACCAACTTCTTTGACTTCGTTGTGGGTAGACCCGTCATACTCGAAAACATCTTTATCCGGGGTGGAAGCTTGAGGTTTGTTGAGCATAGTTAGTATCAACAATGGGATTTGGAATAAGCACAAAACTGAGTCAATAATCCCGAAGGCAGGATAAATATTGGGGTAAAGAAAGAAAAAGAAGATTACTCCAGGCGGACGGGAAAGGGTCGCTAATACAGCGTTGGGAGTGTAGCGGTAGGGGTCATTTGCTCCAGGAATGTAGAACAGCGACAGCAAAACCACTAACAAACCTGCAAAAGAAGTCCATACTGGGTCTTGGCTAGGTCTTTGGTGAAGTAATTCCAGCAACCAATTCGGTGCAAAAATCGCCGGTAAGCCAATCGCCCAATCTTGGATAACGCCTAGCCAGACGATGCGGCGAAACCAAACAGCATATTTGTTCATAGCTTAGTTACAAAGTTTTGAGATATTCGATTAATGCTTGTTTCTCTTTGGCAGGTAAATCAGTGCCATATAGATGTCCTTGGTTACTATTACCAGGAACGCTAATGTCGTATTTAAAACCTACACGTTCCGCTTCTTCTCCTTCGGAAATAAAGCCAACTTTCTTCTGGTCGTAGACATCAAATCCTCGGTAAAAAGATTGGGGACGATTCTCTGGTTTTTCTAACAAATCTTGTAGAGATGGCACTGAACCATTATGGAGATAAGGCGCTCTTAACCAAAGACCATCCAGGGAGACAGATACATAACCATCAGTCTTCCGCAACTCGTTGAAGTCCCAAGGATAACCATCACCAAATTTGTTGTAAGTATCTGCTCCTTGCTGCGTCCACATATCTAGACGGTGGCGGTCAGTTCCCACTTCTGCAACAGGAATTACCTTACCAGTCCTTTCGCCACCAAAGGCGTGACAAGATGCACAAGTACTGTTAAAAATCTCTTTTCCTTGTGTAGCTAATTGCTGATCAACTGCAAAGGGATACTTGGGAGGTGGTAATTCTGAAATATAATCTTCCACCCGTTGCAGATCCTTGACTGGTAGAGACTCTTTAGTTGCACCGTCACCAATAGCGCCAGTTTGTACCGTTTCTCGCAACGAAGTTTCTAAACCATCCCAATGCAGAGCAAAGTTTTGGTGTTGCTTTTGATTCCACAAAGGCATCATATCTGAGTTACCAATGGTGTCATCTTTAGGCAACCTTAAGGTAGTGAACTTCACAGGGTTAAAGGGGTCAATCCTACCCGGCCCCCAATTGGGACGAGAATCAGTCCAAGCAAAGTCTGCTTTTTGTTGCAGCAAT
This Nostoc sp. C052 DNA region includes the following protein-coding sequences:
- a CDS encoding cytochrome c, which encodes MAILKSKLGKIITSIAVVIVLLFGVVGYAGWYSLFREAPSEVYESPEDHFKYGSIGTEQAQGVPYWIWLVLPRIFPDKLPGPGGYTSLGITWEEGKELPVGFAKKTIGFPRVGITCAVCHHATYRENLKDKPTIIAAGPANRFDSQAYIRFLGNAASDPRFEPDYILDEIKYSHEFSWWENLLYRFVIIPQTKKGLLQQKADFAWTDSRPNWGPGRIDPFNPVKFTTLRLPKDDTIGNSDMMPLWNQKQHQNFALHWDGLETSLRETVQTGAIGDGATKESLPVKDLQRVEDYISELPPPKYPFAVDQQLATQGKEIFNSTCASCHAFGGERTGKVIPVAEVGTDRHRLDMWTQQGADTYNKFGDGYPWDFNELRKTDGYVSVSLDGLWLRAPYLHNGSVPSLQDLLEKPENRPQSFYRGFDVYDQKKVGFISEGEEAERVGFKYDISVPGNSNQGHLYGTDLPAKEKQALIEYLKTL